A genomic stretch from Numida meleagris isolate 19003 breed g44 Domestic line chromosome 2, NumMel1.0, whole genome shotgun sequence includes:
- the LOC110394664 gene encoding histamine H3 receptor-like, translating into MQVSSWTELTWMPNVHNSTAETPCMMGPCNGTSSPETSTPQFSLGVLVLLALLMVLLALVTILGNVLVILAFILDRNLRHRSNYFFLNLAISDFAVGVFCMPLYIPYALTGTWHLGRGLCKLWLLMDYLVCSASVFNIVLISYDRFLSVTKAVSYRAQQGMMSNPVVKMVAIWVFAFLLYSPAVLLWEYVSGCSMVEEGQCYAEFFNNWYFLLCASTLEFFVPLISVTYFNVSIFHNIQRRQRRGSIQHCESPGSSNVSWRSCFMLRQGPSLSDTEDSVSSAMRSPRPSLVSDCTSPTTTGPVAVKRDFSASFRANSQSRLQRDKKIAKSLAIIVCIFAICWAPYTLLMIIRGACQGTCVHPILYEITFWLLWINSSLNPFLYPLCHMRFQMAFMKILCPKKLATLRSNYTPSV; encoded by the exons ATGCAAGTTTCTTCCTGGACTGAACTGACCTGGATGCCCAACGTGCACAACAGCACGGCCGAAACTCCATGCATGATGGGACCCTGTAACGGGACGTCGTCCCCGGAGACATCGACCCCACAGTTTTCCCTGGGTGTGTTGGTGCTCTTGGCTCTGCTCATGGTGCTGCTAGCTCTGGTCACGATCCTTGGAAACGTCCTGGTGATCCTTGCTTTCATCTTGGACAGAAATCTCAGGCATCGGAGTAACTATTTCTTTCTCAACCTTGCCATTTCTGACTTTGCAGTGG GTGTCTTCTGCATGCCACTATACATCCCTTATGCCCTGACAGGGACCTGGCACCTGGGAAGAGGACTATGCAAGCTCTGGCTTCTTATGGACTATCTTGTGTGCTCAGCTTCAGTGTTTAACATTGTCCTTATCAGCTACGACCGTTTCCTGTCAGTTACAAAAGCC GTATCTTacagagcccagcagggaaTGATGTCGAACCCTGTCGTCAAGATGGTGGCCATCTGGGTCTTTGCCTTCCTGCTCTACTCTCCGGCAGTTCTCCTTTGGGAGTACGTGTCTGGCTGCAGCATGGTAGAGGAGGGGCAGTGCTATGCCGAGTTCTTCAACAACTGGTACTTCCTCCTGTGTGCATCCACCCTGGAGTTCTTTGTGCCACTGATCTCAGTCACCTACTTCAACGTGAGCATCTTCCACAACATCCAGAGACGCCAGCGGCGCGGCAGCATTCAACACTGTGAGTCTCCAGGGAGCAGCAATGTGTCCTGGAGGTCTTGTTTTATGCTGAGGCAAGGACCCTCTTTGTCAGATACAGAGGACAGTGTTTCGTCGGCAATGAGGTCACCGAGACCGTCACTGGTGTCTGACTGTACATCTCCAACAACAACGGGTCCTGTGGCTGTCAAAAGGGACTTCTCTGCATCTTTCCGTGCAAATTCTCAGTCAAGGCTGCAAAGAGACAAGAAGATTGCAAAGTCGCTTGCCATAATTGTGTGTATCTTTGCCATTTGCTGGGCCCCATATACTTTACTGATGATTATTCGTGGAGCCTGCCAAGGAACCTGTGTCCATCCAATCCTGTATGAAATTACCTTTTGGCTTTTGTGGATCAATTCCTCTCTGAACCCATTTCTTTACCCGCTCTGTCATATGAGGTTTCAAATGgcttttatgaaaatattatgtCCCAAAAAGCTTGCAACGTTGAGATCAAATTATACACCTTCTGTTTAG